A stretch of Streptomyces vietnamensis DNA encodes these proteins:
- a CDS encoding Hsp20/alpha crystallin family protein produces MLMRTDPFRELDRLTQRVFNGAQAPAAMPMDAWREDGVVWVKFDLPGVDAESLDLDVEKDVLTVRAERKAEIKEGAETVISERPTGTFSRQLFLGETLDTENIEATYDAGVLSLRIPIGEQARPRKIQIGTGKHTDKELQS; encoded by the coding sequence ATGCTGATGCGGACCGATCCCTTCCGTGAGCTGGACCGGCTCACTCAGCGCGTGTTCAACGGCGCGCAGGCTCCCGCGGCGATGCCGATGGACGCTTGGCGCGAGGACGGCGTGGTGTGGGTCAAGTTCGACCTGCCCGGTGTCGACGCCGAGTCCCTGGACCTGGACGTCGAGAAGGACGTGCTGACCGTCCGGGCCGAGCGGAAGGCCGAGATCAAGGAAGGCGCGGAAACGGTGATCTCCGAGCGTCCCACCGGCACGTTCAGTCGCCAGCTGTTCCTCGGAGAGACGCTGGACACGGAGAACATCGAAGCGACGTACGACGCCGGTGTGCTCAGCCTGCGCATCCCGATCGGCGAACAGGCCAGGCCGCGCAAGATCCAGATCGGCACCGGCAAGCACACGGACAAGGAACTGCAGTCGTAA
- a CDS encoding DUF305 domain-containing protein has translation MRAFTNRTTRKLALAAALAGAGLLLTACGTDDGMSGMDHGGTSASSSATASAPAAAGDTAPGGFNDADVMFAQMMIPHHQQALEMAKLADGRAEDPEVKKLVTAIEQAQDPEIQKMKTWLKGWGKPESAGHSMGGMMSDQDMKDLAATKGKAFDQKFAELMIAHHDGAVAMAKDEQKSGGNATAKKLADDVVRTQSAEIAQLKKILDRL, from the coding sequence ATGCGTGCCTTCACGAACCGCACCACCCGCAAGCTCGCCCTGGCCGCCGCCCTCGCCGGAGCCGGGCTGCTCCTCACCGCCTGCGGCACCGACGACGGCATGAGCGGCATGGACCACGGCGGCACGTCCGCCTCGTCCTCCGCGACCGCCTCCGCTCCGGCCGCCGCCGGCGACACCGCCCCCGGCGGCTTCAACGACGCGGACGTCATGTTCGCGCAGATGATGATCCCCCACCACCAGCAGGCCCTGGAGATGGCGAAGCTCGCCGATGGCCGGGCCGAGGACCCCGAGGTCAAGAAGCTGGTCACCGCGATCGAGCAGGCCCAGGACCCCGAGATCCAGAAGATGAAGACCTGGCTCAAGGGCTGGGGCAAGCCGGAGTCCGCCGGACACTCCATGGGCGGGATGATGTCCGACCAGGACATGAAGGACCTGGCCGCCACGAAGGGCAAGGCCTTCGACCAGAAGTTCGCCGAGTTGATGATCGCCCACCACGACGGCGCCGTCGCCATGGCGAAGGACGAGCAGAAGAGCGGCGGCAACGCCACGGCCAAGAAGCTCGCCGACGACGTCGTGCGGACCCAGTCCGCCGAGATCGCCCAGCTGAAGAAGATCCTCGACCGGCTCTGA
- a CDS encoding TetR/AcrR family transcriptional regulator: MAGAARRRDGNITQERMLEEAMAAIAEDGLASLTMSALAERLGTSGGHILYYFGSKDLLLLAALRWSEAALAEERRALLARRITAERKLDLFLELYLPRGPRDPRWTLWIELWARTPGNAALREAQAELDTGWQEDLETLLTAGAARRRFAPLDAGARASELLALLDGLSTRVVLGQEPGRDPRPALEAARSAARALIPLNAEENERE; this comes from the coding sequence GTGGCAGGCGCGGCACGACGGCGGGACGGCAACATCACCCAGGAACGGATGCTGGAGGAGGCCATGGCGGCGATCGCCGAGGACGGCCTCGCCTCCCTCACCATGTCGGCCCTCGCCGAGCGGCTCGGCACCAGCGGCGGCCACATCCTGTACTACTTCGGCAGCAAGGACCTGCTGCTGCTCGCCGCCCTCCGGTGGAGCGAGGCCGCGCTCGCCGAGGAGCGGCGCGCCCTGCTCGCCCGGCGGATCACGGCCGAGCGCAAGCTCGACCTCTTCCTCGAGCTCTACCTCCCGCGCGGCCCGCGCGATCCGCGCTGGACCCTGTGGATCGAGCTCTGGGCCCGCACCCCCGGCAACGCCGCGCTCCGCGAGGCCCAGGCCGAACTGGACACGGGCTGGCAGGAGGACCTGGAGACCCTGCTCACGGCGGGCGCGGCACGCCGGCGCTTCGCCCCGCTGGACGCCGGCGCGCGCGCCTCCGAACTCCTGGCCCTGCTCGACGGGTTGAGCACCCGGGTGGTCCTCGGCCAGGAGCCGGGCCGGGATCCCCGGCCCGCCCTGGAGGCCGCGCGCTCGGCGGCGCGCGCCCTGATCCCCCTCAACGCCGAGGAAAACGAAAGGGAATGA
- a CDS encoding tetratricopeptide repeat protein, translating to MSDTYYEFGTAGERWERAQLFFDAKEYGTAVRILHGLVAEHPEQTAQRLLLARAYYHSAQLSRAETELRTILERDPVEHYARLMLGRTLERLGRPDEAAPHLRMAAAMTGDTLS from the coding sequence GTGAGCGACACGTACTACGAGTTCGGAACGGCCGGGGAACGCTGGGAGCGTGCGCAGCTGTTCTTCGACGCCAAGGAGTACGGAACAGCCGTCCGCATCCTGCACGGCCTCGTCGCCGAGCACCCGGAGCAGACGGCCCAGCGGCTCCTCCTCGCCCGGGCCTACTACCACTCCGCGCAGCTCTCCCGCGCCGAGACCGAGCTGCGCACGATCCTGGAGCGCGACCCGGTCGAACACTACGCCCGGCTGATGCTGGGACGCACCCTGGAGCGCCTGGGCCGCCCGGACGAGGCCGCGCCGCACCTGCGGATGGCCGCCGCCATGACGGGCGACACCCTGTCCTGA
- a CDS encoding purine-cytosine permease family protein codes for MLEHETAPVTTGRTATDEVFQVEEHGIDPIPDAERHGGAKDVFWLWFGSNLTFTYVINGALAVAFGLSFWQATAVVVLGGLSFLAIGAAGLSGVRTGTATLVISRAAFGRRGNWPAGLLNWIVSIGYTIVNTVVGTLALEAFFTDLGWNGGHTARALALAVTLALTFAVALWGHATVQFAERWMAYVLAAGFAALLVLVLPGADTAAPAAAPGASGWSLAFVVMLAGPFSYLPMPADYTRYLPRTTSLRAVTWSGALGGFVSSVALGVAGVAAATQADMTDAVAGTESLLPGWFQPLFLALVLGGSVTNSIITLYSSSLNLQVLGIPWSRARAIVISAAVTAVGSLGALFLTDFTTSLLSFLSLLIIVFAPWGGVFLADMVLRRCTYDSAGLHADTGGTYWYRSGWHPAGMTALLAGLVFSALTCDSELWTGPLVAPLGGADLTLLGAVVSALVYVLLARRTVAPVQ; via the coding sequence GTGCTCGAACACGAGACGGCGCCCGTGACCACGGGCCGGACAGCGACCGACGAGGTCTTCCAGGTCGAGGAACACGGAATCGACCCCATCCCCGACGCCGAACGGCACGGCGGCGCCAAGGACGTCTTCTGGCTCTGGTTCGGCTCGAACCTCACCTTCACCTACGTCATCAACGGCGCCCTCGCCGTCGCCTTCGGGCTCTCCTTCTGGCAGGCCACCGCCGTCGTCGTGCTCGGCGGCCTCTCCTTCCTCGCCATCGGCGCGGCCGGACTCAGCGGCGTGCGCACCGGCACCGCCACCCTCGTCATCTCCCGCGCCGCCTTCGGCCGCCGCGGGAACTGGCCCGCCGGCCTGCTGAACTGGATCGTCAGCATCGGCTACACCATCGTCAACACCGTCGTGGGCACCCTCGCCCTCGAAGCCTTCTTCACCGACCTCGGCTGGAACGGCGGACACACCGCCCGCGCCCTCGCGCTCGCCGTCACCCTCGCGCTGACCTTCGCCGTCGCCCTCTGGGGCCACGCCACCGTCCAGTTCGCCGAACGCTGGATGGCGTACGTCCTCGCCGCCGGCTTCGCCGCCCTGCTCGTCCTCGTCCTGCCCGGCGCCGACACCGCCGCCCCCGCCGCCGCGCCCGGCGCCTCCGGCTGGAGCCTCGCCTTCGTCGTGATGCTCGCGGGCCCCTTCTCGTACCTCCCCATGCCCGCCGACTACACCCGCTACCTGCCCCGCACGACCAGCCTCAGGGCCGTCACCTGGAGCGGCGCCCTCGGCGGCTTCGTCTCCTCCGTCGCCCTCGGCGTCGCCGGCGTGGCCGCCGCGACCCAGGCCGACATGACCGACGCCGTCGCGGGCACCGAGAGCCTCCTCCCCGGCTGGTTCCAGCCCCTCTTCCTCGCCCTGGTCCTCGGCGGCTCCGTCACCAACTCGATCATCACGCTCTACTCGTCGAGCCTGAACCTCCAGGTCCTCGGCATCCCCTGGAGCCGCGCCCGCGCCATCGTCATCAGCGCGGCCGTCACCGCCGTCGGCTCCCTCGGCGCCCTCTTCCTCACCGACTTCACCACCTCCCTCCTCTCCTTCCTCTCCCTCCTGATCATCGTCTTCGCCCCCTGGGGCGGGGTCTTCCTCGCCGACATGGTGCTCCGCCGCTGCACCTACGACTCCGCAGGCCTGCACGCCGACACGGGCGGCACCTACTGGTACCGCTCCGGCTGGCACCCGGCCGGCATGACCGCGCTCCTCGCCGGCCTCGTCTTCTCCGCGCTCACCTGCGACTCCGAGCTGTGGACCGGCCCCCTCGTCGCCCCGCTCGGCGGCGCGGACCTCACGCTCCTCGGCGCGGTCGTCTCCGCCCTGGTGTACGTGCTCCTCGCCCGCCGCACCGTCGCCCCCGTCCAGTAA
- a CDS encoding dihydrolipoyl dehydrogenase family protein has product MTRTVEDEHTYDVVVIGAGPVGENVVDRVRAGGLTAAIVESELIGGECSYWACMPSKALLRPAIARSDARKVAGLRESVYGPLDAMEVFAHRDKVVGHWKDGGQVDWLDSIDVRVFRGHGRLHGPRKVEVTSPEGERHVLTARHAVAVCTGTRALLPELPGLPAAHPWTSREATSSDRVPERLVVVGGGVVGVEMATAYQALGAKVTLLVRGGGLLPRMEPFLGEHVAAALTARGADVRTDTAVSAVVRDGGTGPVTVLLEGGDHVEGDEVLFATGRKPRTEDIGLETVGLAPGSWLDVDDSLRVTGSDWLYAVGDVNHRALMTHQGKYQARIAGAAIAARAQGGDSALDTGRWGAHAATADHAAVTQVVFSDPEAAAVGLTLAEAERAGYRVRAVDLDMRSVAGAGLYAQGYRGHARMVVDLDREVVLGAAFVGPGIGELLHSATVAVTGEVPIARLWHAVPAYPTLSEAWLRLLEAYRG; this is encoded by the coding sequence ATGACACGAACGGTGGAAGACGAGCACACCTACGACGTCGTGGTGATCGGCGCGGGCCCGGTCGGCGAGAACGTCGTCGACCGGGTGCGGGCGGGCGGCCTGACCGCGGCGATCGTCGAGAGCGAGCTGATCGGCGGCGAGTGCTCGTACTGGGCGTGCATGCCCAGCAAGGCGCTGCTCCGTCCCGCGATCGCCCGCTCGGACGCCCGGAAGGTCGCGGGTCTGCGCGAGTCGGTCTACGGCCCGCTGGACGCGATGGAGGTCTTCGCCCACCGGGACAAGGTCGTCGGCCACTGGAAGGACGGGGGCCAGGTCGACTGGCTGGACTCGATCGACGTACGGGTCTTCCGCGGCCACGGCCGCCTCCACGGGCCGCGCAAGGTCGAGGTCACCAGTCCCGAGGGCGAGCGCCATGTGCTGACCGCCCGGCACGCGGTCGCCGTCTGCACCGGCACCCGCGCCCTCCTCCCCGAACTGCCGGGGCTGCCCGCGGCGCATCCCTGGACCAGCCGTGAGGCGACCAGCTCCGACCGGGTGCCCGAGCGGCTCGTCGTGGTCGGCGGGGGAGTGGTGGGCGTGGAGATGGCCACCGCGTACCAGGCCCTCGGGGCGAAGGTGACCCTGCTGGTACGGGGCGGGGGGCTGCTGCCGCGCATGGAGCCGTTCCTCGGCGAGCACGTGGCCGCCGCGCTCACCGCGCGCGGCGCTGACGTCCGTACCGACACGGCGGTGAGCGCGGTGGTGCGCGACGGGGGCACCGGCCCGGTCACCGTGCTCCTGGAGGGCGGCGACCACGTCGAGGGCGACGAGGTGCTGTTCGCGACCGGCCGCAAGCCGCGCACCGAGGACATCGGCCTGGAGACGGTCGGTCTGGCCCCGGGCTCCTGGCTCGACGTCGACGACAGCCTCCGGGTCACCGGAAGCGACTGGCTCTACGCCGTCGGCGACGTCAACCACCGCGCGCTCATGACCCACCAGGGCAAGTACCAGGCCCGGATCGCGGGCGCCGCGATCGCCGCCCGCGCGCAGGGCGGCGACTCCGCCCTGGACACCGGGCGGTGGGGCGCGCACGCGGCCACCGCCGACCACGCGGCCGTGACGCAGGTCGTGTTCAGCGACCCCGAGGCGGCCGCCGTCGGACTCACCCTCGCCGAGGCGGAGCGCGCCGGGTACCGGGTCCGGGCCGTGGACCTCGACATGCGGTCCGTCGCCGGGGCCGGCCTCTACGCCCAGGGGTACCGAGGGCACGCCCGGATGGTCGTCGACCTCGACCGGGAGGTGGTGCTCGGCGCCGCCTTCGTCGGGCCCGGCATCGGGGAGCTCCTCCACTCGGCGACGGTCGCCGTCACGGGCGAGGTGCCGATCGCCCGCCTGTGGCACGCCGTCCCCGCGTATCCGACGCTGAGCGAGGCGTGGCTGCGGCTGTTGGAGGCCTACCGGGGCTGA
- a CDS encoding pirin family protein, whose amino-acid sequence MSNLDRQASLTVCGGRGFVVAEPVRELLSPRRVQLGESTEVRRLLPNLGRRMVGAWAFVDHYGPDDIADEPGMQVPPHPHMGLQTVSWLHEGEVLHRDSTGVLQTIRPRELGLMTSGRAISHSEESPRPHARFLHGAQLWVALPDAHRHVEPHFQHHAELPRVTAPGLTATVVLGELDGAASPGTTYTPLVGADLALAAGTETDLPLEPDFEYAVLAMSGEAHVDGVPVLPGSMLYLGCGRTELPLRALSDAGLMLLGGEPFEEEIVMWWNFVGRTDEEIRQAREDWMTGSRFGEVKGYDGDRLDAPEVPATQLKARGRVR is encoded by the coding sequence ATGAGCAATCTCGATCGTCAGGCCTCGCTGACGGTGTGCGGCGGCCGCGGCTTCGTCGTCGCCGAACCGGTACGGGAGCTGCTCAGCCCCCGCCGCGTCCAGCTCGGCGAGTCGACCGAGGTCCGCAGGCTGCTCCCGAACCTGGGCCGGCGCATGGTCGGGGCCTGGGCCTTCGTCGACCACTACGGCCCCGACGACATCGCCGACGAGCCCGGCATGCAGGTCCCGCCGCACCCGCACATGGGCCTGCAGACCGTCAGCTGGCTCCACGAGGGCGAGGTGCTGCACCGTGACTCCACGGGCGTCCTGCAGACGATCCGCCCGCGCGAACTGGGCCTCATGACCTCCGGCCGGGCCATCTCCCACTCGGAGGAGAGCCCCCGCCCGCACGCCCGCTTCCTGCACGGCGCGCAGCTCTGGGTGGCACTCCCCGACGCCCACCGGCACGTGGAACCGCACTTCCAGCACCACGCCGAACTGCCCCGGGTCACCGCGCCCGGCCTCACCGCCACGGTGGTCCTCGGCGAGCTCGACGGCGCCGCCTCGCCGGGCACCACGTACACCCCGCTGGTCGGCGCCGACCTCGCCCTCGCGGCGGGCACCGAGACGGACCTGCCCCTGGAACCCGACTTCGAGTACGCGGTCCTCGCCATGTCCGGAGAGGCCCACGTCGACGGCGTCCCCGTCCTGCCCGGCTCCATGCTCTACCTCGGCTGCGGCCGCACCGAACTCCCCCTCCGCGCCCTCTCGGACGCGGGCCTGATGCTCCTCGGCGGCGAACCCTTCGAGGAGGAGATCGTCATGTGGTGGAACTTCGTGGGCCGCACCGACGAGGAGATCCGCCAGGCGAGGGAGGACTGGATGACCGGCTCCCGCTTCGGCGAGGTGAAGGGGTACGACGGCGACCGGCTGGACGCGCCGGAGGTCCCGGCGACCCAGCTGAAGGCGCGAGGGCGGGTGCGCTGA
- a CDS encoding VOC family protein yields the protein MVLVTSDLIGAPCWLSLAARDRSAAERFYSTVLGWSFRRGTLGRAFSVAEADGTPVAGIAAVAGEFAVPVAWTPYFAVDDADAAVARVRERGGTVGVGPVPYPPSGRAALVADREGATFGIWEGRVLSDWRVGGQTPLWLELHTRNAFDAALFYGEVLDWGAEGAGCCDISYEEDQVVLRRDGEAVARLNSGPVEEAAPGPHLRPRWLVHFTVPSLEAATGSAVEGGGTIVQDGPWPTGEGQATLRDPDGALFTLDQVSAAPWPQQPPAR from the coding sequence ATGGTCCTCGTCACCTCCGATCTGATCGGCGCCCCCTGCTGGCTGAGCCTCGCGGCGCGAGACCGGAGCGCCGCCGAACGGTTCTACAGCACGGTTCTGGGCTGGTCGTTCCGGCGGGGCACGCTGGGCCGGGCGTTCTCCGTCGCCGAGGCGGACGGCACGCCGGTGGCCGGGATCGCTGCCGTTGCCGGTGAGTTCGCGGTGCCCGTCGCCTGGACTCCGTACTTCGCGGTCGACGACGCCGACGCCGCGGTGGCGAGGGTCCGGGAACGCGGCGGCACGGTCGGCGTCGGCCCGGTTCCCTACCCGCCGAGCGGGCGGGCGGCTCTGGTCGCCGACCGCGAGGGCGCGACGTTCGGGATCTGGGAGGGGCGTGTCCTGTCCGACTGGCGGGTCGGCGGACAGACCCCGTTGTGGCTGGAGCTGCACACCCGCAACGCGTTCGACGCCGCCCTCTTCTACGGAGAGGTCCTCGACTGGGGCGCCGAAGGCGCGGGCTGCTGCGACATCTCCTACGAGGAGGACCAGGTCGTCCTGCGGCGCGACGGCGAAGCCGTGGCGCGCCTCAACAGCGGGCCCGTCGAGGAAGCCGCCCCCGGGCCGCACCTGCGGCCCCGCTGGCTGGTCCACTTCACGGTCCCGTCGCTGGAGGCGGCCACCGGATCGGCCGTGGAAGGCGGCGGCACGATCGTCCAGGACGGCCCCTGGCCGACCGGGGAGGGGCAGGCGACACTACGCGACCCGGACGGCGCACTGTTCACCCTCGACCAGGTGTCGGCGGCACCGTGGCCCCAGCAGCCTCCCGCCCGCTAG
- the trxA gene encoding thioredoxin, protein MSTVELTKDNFDEIVSGNEFVLIDFWASWCGPCRQFGPVFEAASERHQDLVFAKVDTEAQQELAAAFEIRSIPTLMIVRDNVAVFAQPGALPENALEDVIGQARKLDMDEVRKSIEDAQAK, encoded by the coding sequence ATGAGCACCGTAGAGCTCACCAAGGACAACTTCGACGAGATCGTGAGCGGGAACGAGTTCGTGCTCATCGATTTCTGGGCTTCGTGGTGCGGTCCCTGCCGTCAGTTCGGCCCGGTCTTCGAGGCGGCGTCCGAGCGGCACCAGGATCTCGTCTTCGCCAAGGTGGACACCGAGGCGCAGCAGGAGCTGGCCGCGGCGTTCGAGATCCGCTCGATCCCGACCCTGATGATCGTCCGCGACAACGTGGCCGTGTTCGCGCAGCCGGGCGCGCTGCCGGAGAACGCCCTGGAGGACGTCATCGGGCAGGCGCGCAAGCTGGACATGGACGAGGTCCGCAAGTCGATCGAGGACGCGCAGGCGAAGTGA
- a CDS encoding STAS domain-containing protein, with translation MDYLSVSSYHYDGFPVIEVSGELDFETREQLGKRLHKVISTHDPAHVIVHLNGLEFCDAAGLAVLVAANRQAGQRSGGLRLVSRKPSFRRLLETNGLSDSLPLYKSLAQAAGQPVGARTGQK, from the coding sequence ATGGACTACCTTTCTGTCTCCTCCTACCACTACGACGGCTTTCCTGTCATCGAGGTCTCGGGCGAACTCGACTTCGAGACCCGTGAGCAGCTGGGAAAGCGCCTGCACAAGGTCATCAGCACCCACGACCCGGCGCATGTGATCGTCCACCTGAACGGCCTGGAATTCTGTGACGCGGCCGGCCTCGCCGTGCTCGTCGCCGCGAACCGTCAGGCCGGGCAGCGCTCCGGCGGGCTCCGACTCGTGAGCCGGAAGCCCTCGTTCAGACGCCTGTTGGAGACCAACGGGCTGAGCGACTCCCTGCCCCTGTACAAGAGCCTCGCTCAGGCCGCCGGCCAGCCCGTGGGGGCGAGAACCGGTCAGAAGTGA
- a CDS encoding F510_1955 family glycosylhydrolase: MKTYFSGRPATTLGAALTAAALALTLTACSSGDPADDAAGAGSALSHIHGLGLRDGTLYVATHQGLHRPDADGRPVLVGDRRDDFMGFTVTAKGDFLASGHPASGGDGPADLGLITSTDSGRSWREKSLAGKVDFHALDTAPDSTVYGYDSANGLLRVSADGVTWEDRAALRALDIAVSPAAPGTVLATTETGVARSADGGRTFAPASERVLAYVSWAAPDALFGIDPEGVLFRGTAGGTSWTRIATVPGGAPQALTAVDARRLLVATQDGVYESRDAGRRFVRRMAVESGGGH, encoded by the coding sequence ATGAAGACGTACTTCTCCGGCCGCCCGGCCACGACCCTCGGCGCCGCCCTCACCGCCGCCGCCCTCGCGCTGACCCTGACCGCCTGCTCCTCCGGGGACCCGGCCGACGATGCCGCCGGTGCCGGATCGGCGCTCAGCCACATCCACGGCCTCGGGCTGCGCGACGGCACCCTCTACGTCGCCACCCATCAGGGCCTCCACCGCCCGGACGCCGACGGCCGGCCGGTCCTGGTCGGTGACCGCCGCGACGACTTCATGGGCTTCACGGTCACCGCGAAGGGCGACTTCCTCGCCAGCGGGCACCCGGCGTCCGGCGGCGACGGGCCCGCCGACCTCGGGCTCATCACGTCGACGGACTCCGGCCGCAGCTGGCGGGAGAAGTCCCTCGCGGGAAAGGTCGACTTCCACGCGCTCGACACCGCGCCCGACTCCACCGTCTACGGCTACGACAGCGCGAACGGCCTCCTGCGGGTCAGCGCCGACGGCGTCACCTGGGAGGACCGCGCCGCGCTCCGCGCCCTCGACATCGCCGTCTCCCCCGCCGCCCCCGGCACCGTCCTCGCCACCACCGAGACCGGCGTGGCCCGCTCCGCGGACGGCGGCAGGACCTTCGCCCCGGCCTCCGAGCGGGTCCTCGCGTACGTGTCGTGGGCCGCCCCGGACGCCCTCTTCGGCATCGACCCGGAGGGCGTCCTCTTCCGCGGGACGGCCGGGGGCACCTCCTGGACCCGGATCGCCACCGTGCCGGGCGGCGCCCCGCAGGCGCTCACCGCCGTGGACGCCCGCCGGCTGCTCGTCGCCACCCAGGACGGGGTGTACGAGTCACGTGACGCGGGCCGCCGCTTCGTGCGGCGGATGGCGGTGGAATCCGGCGGCGGCCACTGA
- a CDS encoding J domain-containing protein gives MTALRRPDPYAVLGVDPTASAEQITSAYRALVRALHPDVHPEQRAQPQKLDEVMTAYATLRDARKRAEYERRRAAEFPHGAAMPGAAVPVRHTARRTRWSVQAVCVVVVGPASAPQRRGWLEAGPVRIGF, from the coding sequence GTGACCGCACTCAGGCGACCGGACCCTTACGCGGTGCTCGGCGTCGACCCGACCGCCTCGGCCGAACAGATCACGAGTGCCTACCGCGCATTGGTCCGCGCTCTGCATCCGGACGTCCACCCGGAGCAACGGGCTCAGCCCCAAAAGCTCGACGAGGTGATGACCGCCTACGCCACGCTGCGTGACGCCCGGAAACGGGCGGAGTACGAAAGGCGCCGCGCGGCCGAATTTCCGCACGGAGCGGCGATGCCTGGGGCGGCGGTGCCGGTCCGGCACACCGCGCGCCGTACACGGTGGTCCGTACAAGCCGTGTGCGTCGTGGTCGTCGGCCCGGCATCGGCGCCGCAGCGCCGCGGTTGGCTCGAGGCGGGGCCCGTCCGCATCGGGTTCTAG
- a CDS encoding amidohydrolase, giving the protein MNHTAPADLVLTGARIHTVDPALPEAEALAVRAGRIVWLGPDAEAAALTGPDTRILDAGGRLVLPGFVDAHNHVRLGSDDACVQLAGARTLDAIHARVRTWHEAHPDADWIEAEAFDYSAIPDGRMPTAADLDPATGDTPALVLSYDVHTAWLNTAALRRLGVDRDHTDLPFGRAVTDPETGEPTGFVKDFAVKGLSRDGHRALRALGLPWASTDRQYGRLAKSLDDAIGYGITTVVEPQNSLDDLALFERARAEGRLRSRIVAALFHPRGTTEADLDAFETAAAAYADDRLRVGPLKLYIDDVVEPRTAALLEPYAGCSHHRGDTFYPPEEFAELLTRLDARGFQCFVHATGDRGIRTVLDAVERARAVNGPRDARHQVVHVECLDPADTPRFAELGVIACMQPRHAAPDIAGPGQDWAENVGPERWHKAWPLRSLHAAGAVLALSSDWNVAEMDPMVGIHAAVTRRPPGGGEAWTAGETIDVATAVEGYTMGSAHANFLEHERGSLTVGKLADFVVLSRDILRIAPEEIPGTVAETVVVGGEVVVDRRAEA; this is encoded by the coding sequence ATGAACCACACCGCCCCCGCCGACCTCGTCCTCACCGGGGCCCGCATCCACACCGTCGACCCGGCGCTCCCCGAGGCCGAGGCCCTCGCCGTCCGCGCCGGCCGCATCGTCTGGCTCGGCCCCGACGCCGAAGCGGCCGCCTTGACGGGCCCCGACACCCGGATCCTCGACGCCGGCGGGCGGCTCGTCCTGCCCGGCTTCGTCGACGCCCACAACCACGTCCGCCTCGGCTCCGACGACGCCTGCGTCCAGCTCGCCGGAGCCCGCACCCTCGACGCGATCCACGCACGCGTCCGCACCTGGCACGAGGCCCACCCGGACGCCGACTGGATCGAGGCCGAGGCCTTCGACTACTCCGCGATCCCCGACGGACGGATGCCCACCGCCGCCGACCTCGACCCGGCCACCGGCGACACCCCCGCCCTCGTCCTCAGCTACGACGTCCACACCGCCTGGCTGAACACCGCCGCCCTCCGCAGGCTCGGCGTCGACCGCGACCACACCGACCTGCCCTTCGGGCGGGCCGTCACCGACCCGGAGACCGGCGAACCCACCGGATTCGTCAAGGACTTCGCCGTCAAGGGCCTCTCCCGCGACGGCCACCGCGCCCTGCGCGCGCTCGGCCTCCCCTGGGCCTCGACCGACCGGCAGTACGGCCGGCTCGCCAAGAGCCTCGACGACGCCATCGGCTACGGCATCACCACCGTCGTCGAACCGCAGAACTCCCTCGACGACCTCGCCCTCTTCGAGCGCGCCCGCGCCGAGGGCCGGCTCCGCTCCCGCATCGTCGCCGCGCTCTTCCACCCGCGCGGCACCACCGAGGCGGACCTGGACGCCTTCGAGACGGCGGCCGCCGCGTACGCCGACGACCGCCTCCGCGTCGGCCCGCTCAAGCTGTACATCGACGACGTCGTCGAACCCCGCACCGCCGCCCTCCTGGAGCCGTACGCCGGCTGCTCCCACCACCGCGGCGACACCTTCTACCCGCCCGAGGAGTTCGCCGAGCTGCTCACCCGGCTCGACGCGCGCGGCTTCCAGTGCTTCGTCCACGCCACCGGCGACCGGGGCATCCGCACCGTCCTCGACGCCGTCGAGCGGGCCCGCGCCGTCAACGGGCCGCGCGACGCCCGCCACCAGGTCGTCCACGTCGAGTGCCTCGACCCGGCCGACACCCCGCGCTTCGCCGAGCTCGGCGTCATCGCCTGCATGCAGCCCCGGCACGCCGCGCCCGACATCGCCGGACCGGGCCAGGACTGGGCCGAGAACGTCGGCCCCGAGCGCTGGCACAAGGCCTGGCCGCTGCGCAGCCTGCACGCGGCCGGCGCGGTCCTCGCCCTCTCCAGCGACTGGAACGTCGCCGAGATGGACCCGATGGTCGGCATCCACGCGGCCGTCACCCGCCGCCCGCCCGGCGGCGGCGAGGCCTGGACGGCGGGCGAGACGATCGACGTCGCCACCGCCGTCGAGGGCTACACGATGGGCTCGGCCCACGCCAACTTCCTGGAGCACGAGCGGGGCTCGCTGACGGTGGGCAAGCTGGCCGACTTCGTCGTCCTCTCCCGCGACATCCTGCGCATCGCCCCCGAGGAGATCCCGGGCACGGTGGCGGAGACGGTCGTGGTGGGCGGCGAGGTGGTCGTGGACCGCAGGGCGGAGGCGTAG